The proteins below are encoded in one region of Candidatus Flexicrinis proximus:
- the mvaD gene encoding diphosphomevalonate decarboxylase: MRQVKGCKMRATATANSNIAFIKYWGNIDESLRLPANPSLSMNLDGLYTETTVEWHPEQQGDSLNINGQSADERATDRVSQHLSALRKRLDINYSAHVDSVNNFPMGAGIASSAASFAALTVAAVAAAGAALSERELTCLARLGSGSASRSVPSGFVEWVTGLSHAESFAFTIAPRDHWGLVDLVAIVHAGHKEVGSREGHTSASTSEFQTARVKTAAQRLDVCRQALLERDFASFASVVEHDSDMMHAVMMTSKPPLFYWRPSSLVLMDAVRRWRSEGLRVCYTLDAGPNVHCVCVASDADELGERIVQLPGVERVLRASVGGGAEVSA; encoded by the coding sequence ATGCGTCAGGTAAAGGGCTGCAAAATGAGAGCGACAGCGACGGCAAACTCAAACATCGCGTTTATTAAGTACTGGGGCAATATCGACGAGAGCCTTCGTCTCCCGGCGAACCCATCGCTCAGCATGAATTTGGATGGTTTGTATACCGAAACGACGGTTGAATGGCATCCAGAACAGCAGGGTGACAGCCTGAACATCAATGGACAGAGTGCGGATGAACGTGCTACGGACCGAGTCAGTCAGCACCTGAGTGCACTCCGTAAGCGCCTTGACATCAACTACAGCGCTCACGTGGACTCGGTAAACAACTTCCCTATGGGTGCGGGAATCGCATCATCAGCAGCCTCGTTCGCAGCTCTGACAGTTGCCGCTGTCGCGGCCGCCGGCGCGGCGTTAAGCGAACGTGAACTCACGTGCCTGGCACGCCTTGGGTCGGGATCGGCTTCACGATCGGTGCCATCTGGATTCGTGGAATGGGTGACTGGCTTGTCTCACGCCGAATCATTTGCTTTTACGATTGCTCCACGCGATCACTGGGGATTGGTCGATCTGGTAGCAATAGTACACGCCGGGCACAAAGAGGTGGGTTCGCGCGAAGGACATACATCCGCATCGACGAGTGAGTTTCAGACTGCACGCGTTAAGACGGCAGCGCAGCGGCTTGATGTGTGCAGGCAAGCGCTGCTCGAACGGGACTTTGCGTCGTTTGCTTCGGTTGTGGAGCATGATTCAGACATGATGCACGCTGTAATGATGACCAGCAAACCACCCCTGTTCTATTGGCGACCGAGCTCGCTTGTGCTAATGGATGCCGTACGACGCTGGCGCTCTGAGGGGCTCCGCGTCTGTTATACTTTGGATGCCGGACCAAATGTCCACTGTGTTTGTGTTGCCAGCGATGCGGATGAACTTGGCGAACGCATCGTTCAACTTCCTGGTGTCGAGCGTGTATTGCGCGCATCTGTAGGAGGCGGGGCGGAGGTTAGCGCCTGA
- a CDS encoding decaprenyl-phosphate phosphoribosyltransferase, translating into MPQLVALFRTMRPKQWTKNVLFVFPAIVADGQVFQFGPLFRVTMACALLCLLAGSVYILNDLVDLQSDRMHPRKRFRPLPAGQLPVALAQVAAVLIPAFVLVASLILSWKLTVVLTAYFLLQLAYIFRLKHVVLLDIFALTAGFVLRIAAGVVVIEVTNFSPWLYVCLGLLALFLTIAKRRQEYILLGSQAGQVRRIFQFYNLPLLDELLRITTTSTLIAYTVYTIETPSPLLARTNLALATVPFVMYGLFRYLYLMYVKGESAPPDEVLLKDRPLQLDIVLYALSFVVILYVIPR; encoded by the coding sequence TTGCCGCAACTTGTCGCACTTTTTCGCACGATGCGTCCGAAGCAGTGGACGAAGAATGTCCTGTTTGTCTTCCCGGCAATCGTCGCAGATGGGCAGGTCTTTCAATTTGGCCCGCTCTTTCGTGTCACGATGGCGTGCGCGCTTCTGTGTCTACTCGCCGGATCAGTCTATATCCTGAATGACCTGGTTGACCTCCAGAGCGACCGGATGCATCCGCGGAAGCGCTTCCGGCCCCTTCCGGCCGGACAGCTACCCGTGGCGCTCGCACAGGTCGCTGCTGTATTGATCCCCGCATTTGTCCTTGTCGCTTCGCTGATACTCTCGTGGAAGCTGACTGTTGTCCTCACGGCATACTTTCTACTGCAGCTAGCGTATATATTCCGGCTCAAGCATGTCGTCCTACTTGACATCTTCGCGCTCACTGCAGGATTTGTGCTGCGGATCGCTGCTGGCGTGGTCGTAATCGAGGTGACCAATTTCTCGCCGTGGCTATATGTCTGTCTCGGGCTGCTTGCCCTGTTCCTCACGATCGCAAAGCGGCGGCAGGAATACATTCTCCTGGGTAGTCAGGCCGGGCAGGTTCGTCGCATCTTTCAGTTCTACAATCTTCCGCTGCTCGACGAGCTACTGCGGATCACAACGACCAGCACATTGATCGCCTATACGGTGTACACGATCGAGACGCCTTCCCCGTTGTTGGCGCGTACCAACCTGGCCTTAGCGACCGTCCCATTTGTGATGTATGGACTGTTTCGTTACTTGTATCTGATGTATGTGAAAGGAGAAAGCGCACCGCCGGATGAGGTCCTTCTGAAGGATCGGCCCTTGCAGCTCGACATCGTCCTATATGCACTTTCATTTGTCGTTATCCTCTATGTCATCCCCCGCTGA
- the mvk gene encoding mevalonate kinase, translated as MSSPAESINTSAPAKVILFGEHAVVYGQPALAVPVSSLRVSVTVESSDHVVFATGEWTREFPAEVLTSKLTDPLLKMAQATAEHLNIALPFARYTISSDIPVASGLGSGAAVSAALGRAIAAAGGKTIADDELNELVYEIEAIHHGTPSGIDNTVIVFERPVYFLRGHPPQTFEVGRPVHLLIADTGRSALTKESVGDVRKLVEVRPEFAVPRIEQIGRIVNDAREALSSGSIERLGQLMGENQVLLADLTVSSPELDILIQAALHAGAIGAKLSGGGRGGNMIAIVTSETESPVRAALLSSGAVRVISTVIQ; from the coding sequence ATGTCATCCCCCGCTGAGTCCATCAATACAAGCGCCCCCGCGAAGGTCATTCTGTTCGGGGAGCATGCCGTCGTTTACGGGCAACCGGCATTAGCCGTGCCAGTGTCCAGTCTTCGCGTAAGCGTAACGGTCGAGTCAAGCGACCATGTCGTTTTTGCGACCGGGGAATGGACCCGGGAGTTTCCGGCAGAGGTCCTGACGAGTAAGCTCACCGACCCACTCCTGAAAATGGCTCAGGCGACTGCCGAGCATCTCAACATCGCCTTGCCTTTCGCGCGGTACACCATCTCATCAGATATTCCTGTGGCCAGTGGGTTAGGAAGCGGTGCTGCGGTATCAGCCGCCCTTGGCCGGGCCATCGCAGCAGCCGGCGGCAAAACGATCGCTGATGATGAGCTGAATGAGTTAGTCTACGAAATAGAGGCGATCCATCACGGCACGCCAAGTGGAATTGACAATACCGTAATCGTATTTGAGCGCCCCGTATATTTTCTTCGAGGACACCCTCCGCAGACTTTCGAGGTTGGACGTCCCGTACACCTGCTAATTGCCGACACCGGGAGATCGGCGCTCACGAAAGAATCGGTCGGCGATGTGCGCAAGTTGGTTGAAGTGCGTCCCGAATTCGCTGTTCCGCGGATAGAACAGATCGGCAGAATCGTCAACGACGCCCGTGAAGCGCTTTCAAGCGGGTCAATCGAGCGGCTCGGGCAGCTCATGGGCGAAAACCAGGTGCTGTTAGCGGATCTGACGGTGTCATCACCAGAGCTCGACATCCTTATTCAAGCAGCACTTCACGCCGGCGCGATTGGGGCAAAGTTATCGGGCGGTGGCCGCGGCGGCAATATGATCGCGATTGTAACGTCAGAGACTGAATCTCCGGTACGCGCAGCGCTTTTATCTTCAGGCGCAGTCCGCGTGATTTCGACAGTAATTCAGTGA
- a CDS encoding uridylate kinase translates to MLTLVKLGGSLITDKRVEQSFHADVAERIAHEIATALRSTPQPIIIGHGSGSFGHFAAHRHGTIDGVSSPGQWRGFAEVAMVAADLNALMARVLWAAGVPVWRIQPSASMLARDGIPQEMSLNAVKTGLTSGLVPLVYGDVGLDEVRGGTIISTESLFTFFASALPVTRILLVGEVPGVLDSTGHVIPRITPSTFSEARSSISGSRGTDVTGGMLTKVSDMLALVEANPSLTIEIIDGTMPDLLRDALSATTSRVGTTICAD, encoded by the coding sequence ATGCTTACGCTGGTGAAACTGGGTGGTTCTCTAATTACGGATAAACGCGTAGAACAGTCGTTTCACGCGGACGTTGCTGAGCGGATCGCGCATGAGATTGCCACTGCGCTACGCAGCACGCCTCAGCCAATCATCATCGGACACGGAAGTGGTTCGTTCGGTCACTTTGCAGCACATAGACATGGGACAATTGACGGCGTTTCAAGTCCTGGGCAATGGCGTGGTTTCGCAGAAGTTGCCATGGTTGCAGCCGACTTGAACGCGCTGATGGCTCGGGTTCTATGGGCCGCAGGCGTGCCGGTCTGGCGTATTCAGCCGTCGGCATCCATGCTGGCAAGAGACGGTATCCCCCAGGAAATGTCCCTTAACGCCGTAAAGACCGGGCTAACCAGCGGGCTAGTTCCTCTGGTTTACGGCGATGTTGGCCTCGACGAAGTCCGCGGCGGAACAATTATCTCGACAGAATCGCTGTTTACGTTTTTTGCCTCTGCGCTTCCAGTCACACGGATTCTTCTGGTTGGTGAAGTCCCAGGAGTACTCGATTCCACCGGGCACGTTATACCCAGAATCACACCGTCAACCTTCAGCGAGGCGCGCAGTTCAATTTCAGGCAGTCGCGGAACAGATGTAACCGGAGGAATGCTGACTAAGGTCAGCGATATGCTGGCACTCGTCGAGGCGAACCCGTCTCTGACTATTGAGATCATTGACGGGACGATGCCCGATCTACTTCGGGATGCTCTCAGTGCCACAACGTCTCGGGTTGGGACGACCATTTGCGCTGACTGA
- a CDS encoding ABC transporter permease, whose translation MSWFVPITVLLLTVLGPAIAPNDPTQTRLGPVSAPPGDFILGTDTLGRDVLSRVLNGALPSLLTGGCAAIIAWLIGAIVGAASVLGPIALRLVVRTFTGALLALPSVVTALVIVTALGPGLGATALATGAAFAGVSSQVWSGLIQSVVKEPYIEGAQAVGAGWVHITWFYVLPNVFPSALHYAFALFATGLLFTSGLSFLGLNADPSSTDWGNLLAEGRTALRAAPWIMLAPTAALLAVTMALTSLGRLVSQRKWSSQPETLWH comes from the coding sequence ATGTCCTGGTTTGTGCCAATCACAGTCCTTCTTCTGACTGTTTTGGGGCCTGCTATCGCCCCAAATGACCCTACCCAAACGCGCCTCGGACCCGTATCCGCACCACCAGGTGACTTCATATTGGGAACAGATACGCTGGGAAGGGATGTTCTAAGCAGAGTTCTGAATGGGGCGCTGCCGAGTCTGCTGACAGGAGGATGCGCAGCCATAATCGCGTGGTTGATCGGGGCCATTGTCGGTGCTGCCAGTGTTCTGGGGCCAATTGCATTGCGACTTGTGGTGCGGACTTTTACTGGCGCATTGCTTGCGCTACCCTCTGTCGTTACAGCACTCGTGATTGTCACCGCGCTTGGACCGGGGCTTGGGGCAACTGCGCTCGCAACAGGGGCAGCTTTTGCAGGTGTATCAAGTCAGGTCTGGTCAGGATTGATACAGAGTGTCGTCAAAGAACCTTACATCGAAGGCGCGCAAGCTGTAGGTGCCGGGTGGGTACATATCACTTGGTTCTATGTATTGCCAAACGTGTTTCCTTCGGCTCTCCATTATGCTTTTGCGCTTTTCGCCACGGGACTCTTGTTTACTTCGGGGCTGTCGTTCCTGGGGTTGAATGCAGACCCCTCTTCAACTGATTGGGGCAACTTGTTGGCCGAGGGTAGAACTGCGCTTCGCGCGGCGCCCTGGATAATGCTTGCGCCTACTGCGGCGCTGCTCGCCGTGACCATGGCACTGACTAGTCTGGGCCGACTGGTCAGTCAGCGCAAATGGTCGTCCCAACCCGAGACGTTGTGGCACTGA
- a CDS encoding ABC transporter permease: protein MTRTLLSTLAVIWLALTLSFVTMRILPGDAVTSQLVGAGFDASAINGRRESLGMNDPLGVQYVRFWRELFQGDLGLSLYSGETVVETILPRASGTLAVALVATLWLVLFTVFFAWVAAQSGLVGKSGQLTIAISLSVPSYVTGTLAVLAVGLAEPNSVASLVTAACVLGFHTAGPIAQVLTVSVRETRSQVYVTAARARGLLPRQITFRHTLPNAILSIIPSFASQVGFLFSGTVITEVTFARPGLGRLMLDSVLRRDIPVVQGLVLFSALIYAVVFLISEALARYADPRPRL from the coding sequence ATGACTAGAACTCTGCTCTCTACGCTTGCGGTGATCTGGCTTGCACTGACGCTGTCCTTTGTGACGATGAGAATACTTCCGGGTGACGCCGTCACGTCTCAATTGGTCGGTGCCGGCTTTGACGCATCCGCGATCAACGGTCGGCGCGAGTCGTTAGGCATGAATGACCCTCTGGGTGTGCAATACGTGCGTTTCTGGCGAGAGCTCTTCCAAGGCGATCTCGGCTTATCTCTGTATTCAGGCGAAACAGTAGTCGAAACGATCTTGCCGCGGGCCAGTGGCACGTTGGCAGTTGCACTGGTAGCGACACTCTGGCTTGTCCTATTTACGGTTTTCTTTGCCTGGGTGGCAGCACAAAGTGGACTCGTTGGCAAGAGTGGGCAGCTCACTATAGCGATATCACTTTCAGTTCCGAGTTATGTGACCGGAACACTGGCGGTGCTGGCTGTTGGACTTGCCGAACCTAACAGCGTCGCCAGTCTTGTAACCGCCGCTTGTGTCCTTGGCTTTCACACCGCCGGGCCAATCGCGCAGGTACTCACTGTTTCAGTCCGCGAGACGCGCAGCCAAGTCTATGTCACTGCAGCAAGAGCGCGTGGATTGCTGCCGCGACAGATCACATTTAGGCACACTCTTCCAAACGCAATTCTCTCGATCATTCCGTCCTTTGCATCTCAGGTGGGTTTTCTGTTTAGCGGAACAGTGATTACCGAAGTAACCTTCGCGCGGCCTGGTTTGGGACGTCTCATGCTAGACTCTGTCCTCCGAAGGGATATCCCTGTCGTTCAGGGTCTGGTCCTCTTCTCTGCCTTAATCTATGCCGTGGTCTTTCTGATTTCGGAAGCGCTTGCAAGGTATGCCGACCCAAGGCCTCGACTGTGA